A genomic window from Quercus lobata isolate SW786 chromosome 10, ValleyOak3.0 Primary Assembly, whole genome shotgun sequence includes:
- the LOC115964291 gene encoding uncharacterized protein LOC115964291, protein MAGDFSKRNQNLYYHYHQDHGHTTEDCKNLWNHLDQLVREGKLRHLLHHSSGHLGQAVQEPWKDVSLRPPMGTIHIILAAPGRTGSFPSGVLFVARLPTKDNERESKRPKKGNSLMLGFLDEDKGGTIQPHDDALVVTLRIGGFDVKRVLVDPGSAVEVMCPDLYRRLNLKPEDLMAYDSPLISFEGKAVISKGQIRLPIQTGLEVVEVDFIVVDAYSPYTAIIARPWLHTLGAMSSTLHLKVKYLSGGQVEEIGGD, encoded by the coding sequence ATGGCCGGAGACTTCTCAAAGCGCAACCAGAATCTGtattatcattatcatcaaGACCACGGGCATACCACCGAGGATTGCaagaatctatggaatcacctggATCAGTTGGttcgagaaggaaagttacgccACCTTTTACACCACTCTAGTGGTCATCTGGGCCAGGCAGTTCAAGAGCCTTGGAAAGATGTATCTTTGAGACCTCCCATGGGGACGATACACATCATCCTCGCCGCCCCAGGGAGAACCGGCTCTTTTCCCTCTGGGGTGCTATTCGTGGCTCGGCTCCCCACCAAGGATAATGAAAGGGAGTCCAAAAGACCTAAAAAGGGAAACTCACTAATGTTGGGGTTCTTGGATGAGGATAAGGggggaactatccaacctcacgacgatgctttggtaGTTACGTTGAGGATTGGAGGGTTCGACGTGAAGAGGGTACTAGTAGATCCGGGCAGTGCAGTGGAAGTGATGTGCCCTGATCTGTACAGGAGGCTGAACCTAAAGCCTGAAGACTTAATGGCTTATGACTCTCCTCTTATAAGTTTTGAAGGGAAGGCTGTCATATCAAAAGGACAAATCAGATTACCTATACAGACCGGAttagaggtggtggaggtggattttatcgtggtcgacgcCTACTCACCCTACACGGCCATAATAGCCAGACCTTGGCTCCACACCCTAGGAGCTATGTCTTCTACACTTCACCTGAAGGTAAAATACCTGTCGGGGGGCCAAGTAGAAGAGATTGGTGGAGATTAA
- the LOC115964293 gene encoding cytochrome P450 71A3-like produces the protein MESVIPPSIKEIMGMTIWPTSLSVSTHFEGQYSKTTPYGMWYGRTIPQELKHILAREREKKRSHFLQFLGPNEEPLLLHPLVLSFLAFIFILLFKWSSTLLNNNKNSPPSPPKLPIIGNLHQIGLHPHHSLQDLAQLYGPLMLLQFGNVPTLVVSSADAAQEIMKTHDVVFANRPKIRMFKKLLYNFEDVAMAPYGEYWRQMKSILVLHLLSNKKVQSFRAVREEELSLLIEKIRQSCSSSAVNLSEAFAEFTKDIICRVALGRKYGEGEGESGRNFKELLGELMELLGVINVGDYIPWLAWVSRVNGLDAKAEKVAKQLDDFLGVIEEHINGQKKGDDNDNLENEDQKDFVDVLLWVQKENVIGFPIERVSIKAIIQDVFTAGTDTTYSVLEWAMTELLRHPKTMRNMQNEVREITRNKKDIREVDLDEMHYLTAVIKETLRLHPILPLLTPRESCRDAKIQGYDIAVGTQVFINVWAIGRDPRLWDNPEEFHPERFLTSSIDFKGHNFQFIPFGAGRRGDPDPLHSNMKWRVSS, from the exons ATGGAAagcgtcattcctccttctataaaagaaatcatgggaatgacgatTTGGCCCACCTCCCTATCAGTCAGCACTCACTTTGAAGGACAGTACTCCAAAACTACCCCCTACGGGATGTG gTATGGG AGGACAATACCCCAAGAACTTAAACATATACTTGCCCgtgaaagagagaagaaaaggtCACACTTCCTGCAATTTTTAGGGCCAAATGAAGAACCCTTGTTGCTGCATCCCTTGGTTTTAAGCTTTTTGGCCTTCATTTTCATTCTCCTATTCAAATGGTCCTCCACTCTtctaaacaacaacaaaaactcaCCACCTTCACCACCAAAGCTCCCAATCATCGGAAACCTTCACCAAATCGGCTTGCACCCTCACCACTCACTCCAAGACTTAGCTCAACTCTATGGCCCTCTAATGTTGCTTCAGTTCGGCAATGTACCAACCCTTGTTGTCTCGTCAGCTGATGCTGCCCAAGAGATCATGAAGACCCATGATGTCGTCTTTGCAAACCGGCCCAAAATAAGAATGTTTAAGAAACTATTATACAATTTCGAAGATGTTGCAATGGCACCATACGGTGAGTACTGGAGGCAAATGAAAAGCATATTAGTGTTACATCTTTTGAGTAACAAAAAGGTTCAGTCCTTTCGTGCAGTGAGAGAGGAAGAGCTATCTCTACTGATTGAGAAAATCAGACAGTCTTGTTCTTCTTCAGCTGTGAATTTAAGCGAAGCTTTTGCAGAGTTTACTAAGGATATTATATGTAGGGTGGCCTTGGGAAGGAAGTATGGTGAAGGGGAAGGGGAAAGTGGGAGGAATTTTAAGGAGCTTCTGGGGGAGCTAATGGAGTTGTTGGGTGTCATCAACGTGGGGGATTATATTCCATGGCTTGCATGGGTGAGCCGTGTCAATGGCTTAGATGCTAAAGCAGAAAAGGTAGCTAAACAACTTGATGATTTTCTAGGAGTAATTGAAGAGCACATAAATGGTCAAAAGAAAGGGGATGATAACgataatttagaaaatgaaGACCAGAAGGACTTTGTCGATGTATTACTTTGGGTTCAAAAGGAAAACGTGATCGGTTTCCCTATTGAAAGAGTAAGCATTAAGGCTATAATTCAG GATGTATTCACTGCTGGTACTGACACTACGTACTCAGTGTTAGAGTGGGCAATGACAGAGCTTTTAAGGCATCCAAAAACGATGaggaatatgcaaaatgaagtGAGAGAGATCACTAGAAACAAAAAGGACATAAGAGAGGTTGATTTGGATGAAATGCATTATTTAACTGCAGTGATCAAAGAGACACTTCGCTTGCATCCTATTCTTCCACTGTTAACTCCTCGAGAATCATGTAGAGATGCCAAAATACAAGGTTATGATATTGCAGTGGGAACTCAAGTTTTTATCAATGTGTGGGCAATTGGAAGAGACCCTAGGCTATGGGACAATCCAGAGGAATTTCATCCAGAAAGGTTCTTGACTTCTTCTATAGACTTTAAAGGACATAATTTCCAATTCATTCCATTTGGAGCTGGTAGGAGGGGGGatccggatcctctccattccaatatgaaatggagagtgtccagTTAA
- the LOC115964292 gene encoding uncharacterized protein LOC115964292, protein MGLGLTWHDVVHLYECHHLDKAGYYLKSRSEIVRLISCLSKSNKSMKDDFLIASGEWSDSPHCPTRAGDLDVGHSIRACSPRLARIDVSKLRFLARDDLRPIVLLGIQNPQPAVQLLPQDNPEVAACVEEESESSRLSLEDEIDKFYFEEDILKAALIELSDVEGEQDRNSVVSAPLIIACSENSSDEEVDNMASNKGKSLRELIATRGKGQSSKALAKSQISILPPTAPQIPANVGLKANPDLKKKRPVESLKEGEIAQKVFVVEEWCRDNRKLADIEALSRAEVEKSLGALKQEHHELSKKLKEAESGRKSVEAGLKIAEKQAEDQRQKLYKAQEEARLAKEAVQLVKEVAEAEKRVAYQLGAEETEAILFEELLEVCRDYCSISWAQALNAAGIPADSTLRLSENVFFPPEIWKILADTTEASEQPMVVPVAIPLVEIVGESSQVAVSVKDLEEEKGKGKGKGKKPSSKAKDLAKETITEAGGHEADPKAKDVPPP, encoded by the exons ATGGGTTTAGGCCTTACATGGCATGACGTAGTTCACTTGTACGAGTGCCACCATCTCGACAAAGCGGGGTATTACCTTAAATCTCGGTCCGAGATTGTTAGGCTAATCTCCTGTCTTTCTAAATCCAATAAGAGTATGAAGGATGACTTTCTTATTGCCTCGGGAGAGTGGAGCGATAGTcctcattgtccaactcgggcaggagaTCTAG ATGTCGGCCATTCCATAAGAGCTTGTAGTCCGAGGTTGGCGAGGATCGACGTGTCGAAACTGAGGTTTTTGGCTCGAGACGACCTTAGGCCGATCGTTTTACTTGGTATTCAGAATCCTCAGCCAGCCGTACAACTACTTCCACAAGATAATCCCGAAGTTGCAGCGTGTGTTGAAGAAGAGagtgaatcatctcgtctttctctTGAGGACGAGATAGACAAGTTCTACTTTGAGGAGGATATTCTAAAAGCTGCCCTGATCGAGCTTTCAGACGTTGAGGGAGAACAGGATAGAAACTCCGTGGTCAGCGCCCCTCTTATTATTGCCTGCTCTGAAAATTCTTCAGACGAGGAAGTGGACAACATGGCCTCcaacaaaggaaaaagtttaCGAGAGCTAATAGCTACCCGAGGAAAGGGGCAATCATCAAAGGCGCTTGCCAAGTCCCAGATTTCTATTCTTCCTCCTACTGCTCCGCAAATCCCTGCCAATGTCGGCTTGAAGGCTAATCCcgacctgaagaagaaaaggccagtTGAATCCCTCAAGGAAGGCGAG ATCGCTCAAAAAGTATTTGTGGTTGAAGAGTGGTGTCGTGATAATCGTAAGTTAGCTGACATCGAAGCCCTCTCTCGTGCTGAGGTGGAGAAGTCCCTAGGAGCCCTCAAGCAGGAGCACCATGAGCTATCTAAGAAGCTCAAAGAGGCTGAGTCAGGCCGTAAGAGTGTTGAGGCTGGCTTGAAGATTGCTGAAAAACAAGCCGAAGATCAACGCCAAAAATTGTAT AAAGCCCAAGAAGAGGCTCGGCTTGCCAAGGAAGCAGTTCAGCTGGTCAAGGAAGTAGCTGAGGCTGAAAAAAGGGTTGCCTACCAGCTTGGGGCGGAAGAGACTGAGGCAATACTCTTCGAGGAGCTGCTAGAGGTATGTagggattactgcagtattTCATGGGCTCAGGCTCTTAATGCAGCAGGGATCCCTGCAGACTCTACCTTGAGATTGTCTGAGAATGTCTTCTTCCCTCCAGAGATCTGGAAGATCCTTGCCGATACCACTGAAGCTTCCGAGCAGCCAATGGTTGTTCCTGTTGCCATCCCCTTAGTTGAAATTGTCGGGGAATCTAGCCAAGTCGCCGTCTCGGTTAAGGATTTAGAGGAAGAGAAGGGTAAGGGCAAGGGTAAGGGAAAGAAACCCTCCTCCAAGGCCAAGGATCTCGCTAAGGAGACAATCACTGAGGCTGGGGGCCATGAGGCAGATCCAAAAGCCAAGGATGTTCCTCCTCCTTAG